From the Candidatus Krumholzibacteriia bacterium genome, one window contains:
- a CDS encoding B12-binding domain-containing protein, with the protein MKQSLTPRKLAQALGVSESSMKRWVDEGRVRAARTAGGHRRIPLTEALRFVRSSSLELVAPDALGFPDLAGVMLPERDRQQEATRQLTDVLVEGDERRALALVLGLYLGGDSVAAIADGPVRGAMEEIGTRWQHSEDGLVVEHRASDIVNQALNQLRSLFPAPAGAMVAIGGALEGDPYLLASLAAATALTTEGIDAIHLGPNTPGASLALAARLRSARLVWVSVNLPLASGTIRSQLEALARETAASACPLIIGGKGLEGEALTGDLERVPRGASIAELVGFAKAIASTDPRP; encoded by the coding sequence ATGAAACAATCGCTCACACCGCGGAAGCTCGCGCAGGCGCTGGGCGTCAGCGAGAGCTCGATGAAGCGCTGGGTCGACGAAGGCCGGGTGCGTGCCGCGCGGACCGCGGGCGGGCACCGGCGCATTCCGTTGACCGAGGCGCTCCGCTTCGTACGCAGCAGTTCGCTGGAACTCGTGGCTCCGGATGCGCTGGGCTTTCCCGATCTGGCCGGAGTGATGCTTCCCGAGCGCGACCGCCAGCAGGAAGCCACCCGGCAACTCACGGACGTGCTCGTCGAGGGGGACGAGCGACGGGCGTTGGCCCTCGTACTGGGCCTCTACCTGGGGGGCGACTCGGTCGCGGCGATCGCAGACGGGCCGGTCCGGGGGGCGATGGAGGAGATCGGGACGCGGTGGCAGCACTCCGAGGACGGGCTGGTCGTCGAGCACCGCGCCAGTGACATCGTCAACCAGGCGTTGAACCAGCTGCGGAGCTTGTTCCCCGCCCCCGCCGGTGCGATGGTCGCGATCGGTGGTGCGCTGGAGGGGGATCCCTACCTGCTGGCGTCCCTCGCAGCGGCGACGGCGCTGACCACGGAGGGAATCGACGCGATCCACCTGGGGCCGAATACGCCGGGCGCGAGTCTGGCGCTCGCCGCCCGTCTTCGCAGCGCTCGACTGGTTTGGGTCAGCGTGAACCTTCCGCTGGCTTCGGGAACGATCCGTTCCCAGCTGGAGGCCCTGGCCCGGGAGACGGCCGCCTCGGCGTGCCCGTTGATCATCGGGGGCAAGGGGCTGGAGGGGGAGGCGTTGACCGGCGACCTCGAGCGTGTCCCGCGCGGAGCTTCGATCGCCGAGCTGGTCGGGTTCGCGAAGGCGATCGCGTCGACGGACCCACGACCCTGA